The sequence gaaaatttatttgatttcccGATATAATCCACTGTGTACTAAATATAACTATGAAAGCATTGCCATGGGTGCTGCTGATGCCATAAAATGCTGAATACTGCGAACGTAAATAACATTTATATCGAAGACGACATTgtgattaaaactaatataattTACCTGTTTCCATGATTTTAGACATAGCGCGCACCAGTTCGGCTTCATTATCGTCCTCCTTATTACAAAAGTAATGGAGGATTACATAGCAAATCGCCAACCCCAATAAATAGATAATCATCCTGAAGGACTGATTGAGCGCGTAATGCTTTCTTTTTAGAGCTTTGAGTTTTGAATGCTTTGAAGGTTGGTGTGTAAACATGTATGTATCACGTCTGGGCGCATtttgagatttaaaaaaaagtagcATATTCGGCAACATTATAACTCCGAACAATGATTAGGCCTACATTGTCGTCTCTAACGAGATTTCTTAAGATACTGACAGCAGTGCGTTTTGAAATGCCTTTTCAAACTACCGGTTGTAAATTTTAcgatttttgttttctttcatTATCGAAAACGATACGAAACGGTCGAATACATGTGCTATCTAGTTCAAATCGTTCACATATTAAGGTGAAGGTAACGTTCATTCAAAAGTTCGCCTGAAAATTGTCAATGCGGGAATCTaatataaacaatttttgaaatagatttcaaaccattttcACACATATCTTTGGCGCTCTCCGGCTTTGAATTGTAGATTTCGAAAACAAGTTTTCGATGTCCTCTACATCGCAGAAGGCTGAGAAAAATATGTTCGCTTTCAAAGAGATTGAAAATGCGCACATAAAATGACCCCTCGAACAGCGAGAATTTGTAGCATCACAAAAGAACTACTATACCACCAACATATGTTTTCAAAGACAGTCACAAAAACCGAGACGAAACGGTATTATCTGAATACGGGGTTGTCGTTCGTACGCTGTCACACTCGTTCAAGGAGAACTGCTTATATAAACGACAATTCACGTGTTTCGACACGGAATGATTGTATAATCAATCAGTATTGAGTCCGTCGATCACGCGTTATTGACCAACGCTCTGGCATTCACAACGGACTTGCAGCTCGTACATGTTATACACCATACTGCTCCGTGGCTATCGAGGTAATGCTTTTATGCTTTAGAGCGGTCGGAGTTAAACCCCTACTATTATCGAGTTACAGTTTACCTTTTGGAAATTATGAATTTCGGTTTCACATCCTCGTGATCTCTCGAAAATTGTTCGAAAGAATGTGTTTAGTGCTCGTAAGTTGTTCCTACAAAACAACTTACCGTCGACTGAATTCAGCGCCGATCAAGGCAATATTCACTTCATCGTCAGTGAAAGAGGGCACGATTCTCTAATTCTTCATTGAATTAACTGTAAAGGTTTTTCGTTTTGAATCTAATTTCAGATGATGAAAACGATACTATTGCTTGTAGGTGTGTCTGCGCTCGTGTTGTTAACCGCGCGCTGTGAGGCTAAAGTTATCAATATGGATCAGAACGAAATAGAGAGACATCAAGTGTCGTGGACTCCACCAAAATTCTGTAATGGTCTCTCCTGTCCCGAGTACGATGTCGTCAAGAAAACAGACGTGAGCTTAGTTTTCTCATATTGTCCTCTTCCGAATCAAGTAAACCTTTATCGAAGAAATATTTGCCCTTTTTATTCACAGGACTACGAACTGAGAAGATACAAACAAAGCAAATGGGTTTCCACACAACTCGTCGGGATCGACTACGGCATGTCAGCAATGAGGACGATGTTTATGAGATTATTCAACTATATTCAAGGGGAAAATGTTGCAAGTACGTATCCGCTCTAAGGATTAAACAATCCCCCGTATGTTAGTCGTCAAGTGAGCTGAAGAGTTAATATATTCGCAGTAATAGATATTCgaaacgactgtaagacaAATGATGGTCAAGATTTTGTCTATCGGTCGTTGGTCACCAATAAAACATGCCCTTAAGATAGATAGATGGTGTCTTTGTCACAAAACCCCCAACATATATTACATACACGCTcataaagtttgaatttcatCATCGGTCGTTATAAAAATGTTCCGCGTTCGTTTGTATGATCGTGTGCCCTTTTGAATTCTAGAGCAGAAGATCCCGATGACTTGTCCAGTTACGACGCGATTCATTCCCGGAGCTGGTCCAGCCTGTGAAAGCAACTTTACCATGTCGTTCTACTTACCGAATCCCGCTTCGGCGCCGACAAACAAAGACGTATTCTTATCCGAATTACCAGAAACACTGGTCTACGTTCGGTGAGTAATGCG is a genomic window of Tubulanus polymorphus chromosome 5, tnTubPoly1.2, whole genome shotgun sequence containing:
- the LOC141905833 gene encoding heme-binding protein 2-like; translation: MMKTILLLVGVSALVLLTARCEAKVINMDQNEIERHQVSWTPPKFCNGLSCPEYDVVKKTDDYELRRYKQSKWVSTQLVGIDYGMSAMRTMFMRLFNYIQGENVAKQKIPMTCPVTTRFIPGAGPACESNFTMSFYLPNPASAPTNKDVFLSELPETLVYVRQFGGYILRFSTWVEEAHKLAAAIGNEKAYHREFFYTAGYDAPFKLFNRTNEIWFIAK